In one Microbacterium invictum genomic region, the following are encoded:
- the lnt gene encoding apolipoprotein N-acyltransferase, with protein MRTTLPTPASAAAPELEAPRRTVAAWSLPVWAAVLASGAAGLLLDLASAPVGWWPLTFVSVTVALVALIGRSTGGALLVGTVFGAVFYMTHLVWVGEFLGPVPWLALAGLEAVLFGAGAVPITLAYRWTARYPARGAVQLLVVPPLIAVLWTAREVVMGAWPYSGFPWARLGMTQVGGPLAEVASWTSVNGLSLLIVVVCASVVQWVRAGGLRFMLGLHPAVSVAVLLVVTPQFPTAPAGEFRVGWVQGNGPTGYFDDKAPGDVLAAQTAATVPLYGQPMDLLAWPEGGVDADPLSDPAAAEALNRVVRSAEAPLLMNAATTRGDDVFNTSLLWTADPTDRQWHDKVNPVPFGEYVPDRWFYELIVPDLVGLIQREYTPGTNSPIVRVGDVGVGLAICFDVIYDAVIWEGARAGAEVFVFQTNNADFRGTDENLQQLAFARMRAIETARAVVNVSTVGTSQVIAPDGTTLDSIGVDTAGASIGAVPLRTGLTPAVILGPWLTALIILAAVGALTAAGVSQRARTCADGADRSTNPGRQS; from the coding sequence ATGCGCACGACCCTGCCCACCCCTGCGTCGGCCGCCGCGCCGGAGCTGGAGGCGCCGCGCCGCACCGTTGCGGCGTGGTCGCTGCCGGTGTGGGCGGCGGTGCTGGCATCCGGGGCCGCCGGCCTGCTGCTGGATCTCGCCTCCGCGCCGGTGGGGTGGTGGCCGTTGACGTTCGTGAGCGTCACGGTCGCCCTAGTGGCGCTGATCGGCCGCAGCACCGGCGGAGCGTTACTGGTCGGCACGGTCTTCGGCGCCGTGTTCTACATGACACATCTGGTGTGGGTGGGGGAGTTCCTCGGCCCGGTGCCGTGGCTTGCCCTCGCCGGGCTGGAAGCGGTCCTGTTCGGCGCCGGTGCGGTGCCGATCACCCTCGCCTACCGGTGGACCGCCCGATATCCGGCCCGCGGGGCCGTGCAGCTGCTCGTGGTGCCGCCGCTGATCGCGGTTCTGTGGACAGCCCGGGAGGTGGTGATGGGCGCGTGGCCGTATTCCGGATTCCCGTGGGCGCGCCTCGGCATGACCCAGGTGGGCGGGCCGCTCGCGGAGGTCGCGTCGTGGACCAGCGTGAACGGCCTCTCCTTGCTGATTGTCGTGGTGTGCGCCTCTGTGGTGCAGTGGGTCCGCGCTGGCGGCCTCCGGTTCATGCTGGGGCTGCACCCTGCCGTGAGCGTCGCTGTTCTCCTGGTCGTGACACCGCAGTTCCCCACCGCGCCGGCCGGGGAGTTCCGCGTGGGATGGGTGCAGGGAAACGGCCCGACCGGGTACTTCGACGACAAGGCGCCTGGCGACGTCCTGGCCGCGCAGACCGCCGCCACTGTGCCGCTGTACGGGCAGCCGATGGATCTGCTGGCCTGGCCGGAGGGCGGCGTCGACGCCGACCCGCTCAGTGATCCCGCCGCCGCCGAGGCGTTGAACCGGGTCGTGCGCTCGGCCGAGGCCCCGCTACTGATGAACGCCGCCACCACCCGCGGCGACGATGTCTTCAACACCTCCCTGCTGTGGACTGCGGATCCCACGGACCGGCAGTGGCACGACAAGGTCAATCCGGTCCCGTTCGGGGAGTACGTGCCCGACCGGTGGTTCTACGAGCTGATCGTCCCCGACTTGGTGGGACTGATCCAGCGGGAGTACACCCCAGGCACCAATTCGCCGATTGTGCGGGTCGGCGATGTCGGGGTGGGGTTGGCGATCTGCTTCGACGTGATCTACGACGCTGTGATCTGGGAGGGCGCCCGCGCCGGCGCGGAGGTGTTCGTGTTCCAGACCAACAACGCCGACTTCCGTGGGACCGACGAGAATCTGCAGCAGCTCGCGTTCGCCCGGATGCGCGCCATCGAAACCGCTCGCGCCGTGGTCAACGTCTCGACGGTGGGCACCAGTCAGGTGATCGCCCCTGACGGCACCACCCTCGACAGTATCGGCGTCGACACCGCAGGCGCTTCGATCGGCGCCGTCCCACTGCGCACCGGACTCACCCCCGCGGTGATCCTCGGTCCCTGGCTCACGGCTCTCATCATCCTCGCCGCCGTCGGCGCTCTCACCGCGGCGGGGGTCTCCCAACGTGCTCGCACGTGTGCGGACGGCGCAGATCGTTCGACTAATCCGGGGAGGCAGTCATGA
- a CDS encoding DUF3105 domain-containing protein — protein sequence MPSNRSNSTNRSQHGPVTVKQQREQKRQQKLAKYQKQLAKRRRSKLVWWVVGSTAAVVIIGLVVASVVLAPLPPRQYEAGSEGATIEGVQTFENTAEHVAGAVQYEQSPPAGGPHNAVWLNCGIYDQPVPNENAVHSMEHSAVWVTYNPDEVAGEQLGTLKSLLPATYVVLSPYEGLDAPIVMSNWNQQLKVDSANDERIGAFFEEYWRSQNAPEPNAACTGAYDAPGKQ from the coding sequence ATGCCTTCGAACCGCTCGAACTCGACCAACAGGTCTCAACATGGGCCGGTGACCGTCAAACAACAGCGTGAGCAAAAGCGCCAACAAAAGTTGGCCAAGTATCAGAAGCAGCTCGCCAAACGCCGTCGCAGCAAACTGGTCTGGTGGGTTGTCGGGTCAACGGCGGCTGTGGTGATCATCGGCCTCGTCGTTGCGTCCGTCGTGCTCGCACCGTTACCGCCAAGACAGTACGAAGCCGGCAGCGAAGGGGCAACCATTGAAGGAGTCCAGACCTTCGAGAACACGGCTGAGCACGTCGCCGGTGCTGTCCAGTACGAGCAAAGCCCTCCAGCGGGCGGCCCGCACAACGCCGTCTGGTTGAACTGCGGCATTTATGACCAACCGGTCCCGAATGAGAACGCGGTCCACTCCATGGAGCACAGCGCTGTGTGGGTGACCTACAACCCCGACGAGGTCGCCGGTGAACAACTCGGAACCCTCAAGAGCCTTCTGCCCGCAACCTACGTCGTTCTCTCGCCTTATGAGGGACTGGATGCGCCGATCGTGATGTCCAACTGGAACCAGCAGCTGAAGGTTGATTCGGCGAACGACGAGCGTATCGGCGCCTTTTTCGAAGAGTACTGGCGCAGCCAGAACGCGCCTGAGCCGAACGCCGCCTGCACTGGCGCATACGACGCACCGGGAAAACAATGA
- the ccsB gene encoding c-type cytochrome biogenesis protein CcsB yields MTGTDPLSLDGISLLLVWTSIGTYLLAFIAYTIDLAQRSVPAGVPQQEPVLAGATARASQQTEKAQSGAVDSVRTPPPQRQRLLWARIGTSLTVLAFLFHLAGTILRGIAAERVPWANMYEFALTGTVLIVAVYLLVLRRYDLRFLGAFLIGMVVLLLGGATISFYVEVVPLMDPLKSVWLVIHVFVASLATALFAIACGISITQLLQARRERRARASSDTAHPAGPGFLRTLPTADVLESLAYRFAIVGFVFWTFTLIAGAIWANDSWGRYWGFDVKEVWTFVIWVVYAGYIHARATRGWRGTRSAWLSIIGFVAVLFNFTIVNMFFQGLHSYSGLT; encoded by the coding sequence ATGACCGGAACCGACCCGCTCTCCCTCGACGGCATCTCACTGCTGCTGGTGTGGACGTCGATCGGCACCTACCTGCTTGCGTTCATCGCGTACACCATCGACCTGGCTCAACGCTCCGTCCCCGCCGGCGTCCCACAGCAAGAGCCGGTCCTGGCCGGCGCTACCGCCCGGGCGAGCCAGCAGACGGAAAAGGCCCAGAGTGGGGCGGTGGATAGCGTTCGCACGCCGCCTCCACAGCGGCAACGGCTGCTGTGGGCACGGATCGGAACGTCGCTGACGGTCCTCGCGTTCCTGTTCCACCTGGCCGGCACCATCCTGCGCGGGATCGCCGCAGAGCGGGTGCCATGGGCGAACATGTACGAGTTTGCGCTAACCGGCACCGTCTTGATCGTCGCCGTCTACCTGCTGGTGCTGCGCCGCTACGACCTCCGCTTCCTGGGTGCGTTTCTCATCGGCATGGTGGTGCTGCTGCTCGGCGGGGCGACAATCTCGTTCTACGTCGAAGTTGTGCCGCTGATGGATCCGCTCAAGAGCGTGTGGCTGGTCATCCACGTCTTCGTCGCCTCCCTGGCCACCGCCCTGTTCGCGATCGCCTGCGGCATCTCCATCACCCAGCTCCTGCAGGCCCGCCGTGAGCGCCGCGCCCGAGCATCCTCGGATACTGCCCACCCCGCCGGTCCCGGGTTCTTGCGCACTCTGCCCACCGCCGACGTGCTCGAGTCCCTCGCCTACCGGTTCGCGATCGTGGGGTTCGTGTTTTGGACCTTCACCCTGATTGCCGGTGCGATCTGGGCCAACGACTCCTGGGGTCGCTACTGGGGCTTCGACGTCAAGGAAGTGTGGACGTTCGTGATCTGGGTGGTCTATGCCGGGTACATCCACGCCCGCGCGACCCGGGGGTGGCGTGGCACCCGCTCCGCCTGGCTGTCCATCATCGGGTTCGTCGCGGTGTTGTTCAATTTCACAATCGTGAACATGTTCTTCCAGGGCCTCCACTCCTACTCCGGCCTCACTTGA
- a CDS encoding DUF305 domain-containing protein, which produces MSRSETSDASPSRGWPRWWIVVLILLAVGALTFAAGRFSTFGSQGAGTPGTDSPEAGFSRDMQVHHAQAIQMAMEIYRKTSDEELRIFAYDIATGQAGQRGEMYDWLVQWGLSQSGGPMMQWMDASPGGSDHAMSDGAAMTEEEARIAMGMASSEEISALEGATGQQADCLFLGLLTRHHEGAIPMAEALIELGTDPRALTVAENIKNGQTAEISAMKSMQARIGCE; this is translated from the coding sequence ATGAGCCGCAGTGAAACCAGCGACGCGTCCCCATCCCGAGGGTGGCCGCGGTGGTGGATCGTCGTCCTTATCCTGCTCGCGGTCGGCGCGCTGACCTTCGCTGCGGGGCGCTTCTCAACTTTCGGGTCGCAGGGCGCGGGCACACCGGGTACCGACTCTCCCGAGGCGGGGTTCTCACGCGACATGCAGGTCCATCACGCGCAGGCCATCCAGATGGCCATGGAGATCTACCGCAAGACATCCGACGAGGAACTGAGGATCTTCGCGTACGACATCGCCACCGGGCAGGCGGGCCAGCGCGGCGAGATGTACGACTGGCTCGTGCAGTGGGGGCTGTCGCAGTCCGGTGGCCCGATGATGCAGTGGATGGATGCCTCTCCGGGTGGGAGCGACCATGCGATGTCTGACGGTGCGGCAATGACGGAGGAAGAGGCGCGCATCGCGATGGGCATGGCCTCCAGCGAAGAGATCTCCGCTTTGGAGGGCGCGACCGGGCAGCAAGCCGATTGTCTCTTCCTCGGGCTGCTCACTCGCCACCACGAAGGAGCCATCCCCATGGCGGAAGCGCTCATCGAACTCGGCACAGATCCACGTGCCCTGACCGTCGCAGAGAACATCAAGAACGGACAGACCGCCGAGATTAGCGCCATGAAATCCATGCAGGCGCGGATCGGCTGCGAATAA
- a CDS encoding M23 family metallopeptidase — protein sequence MLATGSDLTLPDDLMAEECGCAPTPAESRAFRAGVGRRTLLTAGILSSVAVLVGGPLLPPAFAATYPSWEDVQAAKAKEATKAAEVQRIQGLIQSLNGEVARTRTAAEQAAGAFYTAQQEYFDASFRADTLESQADVEAQNAADAANKAGRIAAQLYRDGGDTASLELFFSGSAATADDLLSRLGVMDKLLERNQGAYAAAITARDAAQSLTDQAVVARNERDRLQQVAEQKMLESQQAADAAQAAVDAQTLHLGELQAQLAALEDTTAKTIADYQAGIEAARIAEEQRRAAERAEAERLAASGGGGGVVSSGWARPTSGNRTSGFGPRSSQCGNGYCSTSYHYGVDLSGGCGAGIYAVAAGTVVYAGYNGGYGNYIKIDHGEGIGTGYAHIRNGGFYVGYGQRVNAGDLIAREGETGNAFGCNLHFEVYVGGSPVNPATFLAARGVSI from the coding sequence ATGCTGGCGACGGGCAGTGATCTCACCCTTCCTGATGATTTGATGGCGGAGGAGTGTGGGTGCGCGCCCACGCCCGCGGAGAGCCGCGCATTCCGGGCTGGTGTGGGCCGGCGCACTCTGCTGACCGCGGGAATATTGAGCTCGGTCGCCGTCCTGGTCGGCGGCCCGCTGCTGCCGCCAGCGTTCGCGGCGACCTATCCGTCCTGGGAGGACGTGCAAGCCGCGAAAGCAAAGGAGGCCACCAAAGCCGCTGAGGTGCAGCGGATCCAGGGCCTTATCCAGAGCCTGAACGGTGAGGTGGCGCGCACCCGCACCGCCGCCGAGCAGGCCGCTGGTGCGTTCTACACCGCCCAGCAGGAGTATTTCGACGCCTCCTTCCGGGCCGACACGTTGGAGTCCCAAGCCGACGTGGAAGCGCAAAACGCGGCCGATGCGGCGAACAAGGCCGGCCGCATCGCCGCGCAGCTATACCGCGATGGGGGCGACACAGCCTCCCTTGAACTGTTCTTTTCCGGGTCGGCAGCGACCGCGGACGATCTCCTGTCCCGGCTGGGCGTGATGGACAAGCTGCTGGAACGCAACCAGGGAGCGTATGCGGCCGCGATCACCGCCCGCGATGCTGCGCAGAGCCTCACCGATCAGGCCGTGGTCGCCCGAAACGAACGGGACCGGCTGCAGCAGGTCGCCGAGCAGAAGATGCTCGAGTCGCAGCAGGCCGCGGATGCCGCACAGGCCGCGGTGGACGCGCAGACTCTCCATCTCGGCGAGTTGCAGGCCCAGCTCGCCGCCCTCGAGGACACCACCGCGAAAACCATCGCCGATTATCAGGCTGGAATCGAGGCTGCCCGCATCGCCGAGGAGCAGCGGCGAGCGGCGGAGCGTGCCGAAGCAGAACGGCTCGCCGCCTCGGGCGGCGGCGGGGGTGTGGTCAGCTCCGGATGGGCACGGCCGACATCAGGGAATCGCACGTCGGGGTTCGGGCCGCGCAGCTCCCAGTGCGGAAACGGGTACTGCTCGACCAGCTATCACTACGGCGTGGATCTCAGCGGCGGCTGCGGCGCGGGGATCTATGCCGTCGCGGCGGGCACCGTCGTCTACGCCGGGTACAACGGTGGCTACGGCAACTACATCAAGATCGACCACGGCGAGGGGATCGGCACCGGGTACGCCCACATCCGCAACGGCGGCTTCTACGTCGGGTACGGGCAACGCGTGAATGCTGGCGACCTGATCGCCCGTGAGGGAGAGACCGGCAACGCGTTCGGCTGCAACCTCCACTTCGAAGTGTACGTGGGCGGCTCCCCGGTCAACCCCGCCACTTTCCTCGCCGCTCGCGGCGTCTCCATCTGA
- a CDS encoding cytochrome c oxidase assembly protein: MTTVWIPDAPPTLGGFLTPAPLPAPVLPILAGLLAVAYLAGAIRMWARGRGWPVWRTISFLLGCVALAAVTGLAVENYGYALFSVFMFQQLTLMMAIPPLLVLGSPGTLLLRATPHHGPGLLVLRAASHGLRSRTARWLLSPWLAVPLYLAAFYGLYLANFADPILSTITGHTLLEVGFLVAGMLFTIPILSSDPLPVRMSHGGRALDVFAEAALHAFFGVFLMMATTTLIDGFAGPTSALGIDPIEDQGLAGGLAWSYGEAPTLLMLIYVMHRWFRDDTAQAVAADRRADVHGDPELDAYNDYLARLHQKDT, encoded by the coding sequence GTGACGACCGTGTGGATTCCGGACGCCCCGCCGACCCTTGGCGGGTTCCTCACCCCGGCCCCACTTCCGGCCCCGGTGTTGCCGATCCTCGCGGGGCTGCTCGCGGTCGCCTACCTGGCCGGCGCGATCCGCATGTGGGCGCGCGGCCGGGGCTGGCCGGTGTGGCGGACGATCAGCTTCCTGCTCGGCTGCGTCGCCCTCGCCGCCGTGACTGGGCTGGCGGTGGAGAACTATGGGTATGCCCTGTTCTCGGTGTTCATGTTCCAGCAGCTCACCTTGATGATGGCGATCCCTCCGCTGCTGGTTCTCGGCTCTCCCGGCACCCTGCTGCTGCGCGCTACTCCGCACCACGGCCCCGGTCTCCTGGTGCTCCGTGCCGCCAGCCACGGGCTGCGCAGTCGCACCGCGCGGTGGTTGCTCAGCCCGTGGCTGGCGGTGCCGCTGTACCTGGCCGCGTTCTATGGTCTGTACCTGGCGAACTTCGCCGACCCGATCCTGTCCACTATCACCGGGCACACCCTCCTCGAGGTCGGGTTCCTGGTCGCGGGGATGCTGTTCACCATCCCGATCCTGTCGTCTGACCCGCTGCCGGTGCGGATGAGTCACGGCGGCCGCGCCCTGGACGTGTTCGCCGAAGCCGCCCTGCACGCGTTCTTCGGCGTCTTCCTGATGATGGCCACCACCACCCTCATCGATGGGTTCGCCGGCCCGACGAGCGCGCTGGGCATCGACCCAATCGAAGACCAGGGCCTCGCCGGTGGGCTGGCCTGGTCCTACGGCGAGGCCCCCACCTTGCTGATGCTCATCTACGTCATGCACCGCTGGTTCCGCGACGACACCGCCCAGGCGGTCGCCGCCGACCGTCGCGCCGACGTCCACGGAGATCCCGAGCTCGACGCCTACAACGACTACCTCGCCCGCCTCCACCAGAAAGACACCTGA
- a CDS encoding M23 family metallopeptidase, which translates to METRSLQQVALEDAQSLVVASDAGAAQLTRDSYAATSQEEIDQKKAREAAAQAAAERARASAQVASVPFDYGMVPPGSGAVRWPVGGPFTVTDRFGARGGAHMGTDMVAAGGTPVYASVDGVVRISQDSYGAYGVTVVVESVLNGQQVRTVYPHMQTGSRQVAAGQTVTAGQTVGLVGSTGRSTANHLHFEVYLDGTAVDSLAWLEANAG; encoded by the coding sequence TTGGAAACCCGCTCACTGCAGCAGGTCGCTTTGGAGGACGCGCAGTCATTGGTCGTCGCGTCCGATGCGGGCGCAGCGCAGCTCACCCGCGACAGCTACGCTGCCACCAGTCAGGAGGAGATTGATCAGAAAAAGGCGCGAGAAGCAGCGGCACAAGCAGCCGCTGAGCGGGCGCGGGCGTCCGCGCAGGTTGCGTCGGTACCGTTCGACTACGGCATGGTGCCCCCTGGCAGCGGAGCCGTGCGGTGGCCGGTCGGTGGCCCGTTCACTGTGACAGACAGGTTTGGAGCTCGCGGCGGCGCGCACATGGGGACCGACATGGTCGCTGCCGGCGGCACCCCCGTCTACGCCTCCGTCGACGGTGTCGTGCGGATTTCACAGGACAGCTACGGCGCATACGGGGTCACCGTCGTCGTGGAATCCGTTCTGAACGGGCAACAGGTGAGGACGGTGTACCCCCACATGCAAACCGGCAGCCGACAGGTCGCCGCCGGTCAGACCGTCACGGCCGGGCAGACCGTCGGACTCGTGGGCAGCACGGGCCGCTCCACCGCGAACCATCTGCACTTTGAGGTCTACCTCGACGGAACCGCCGTGGACTCGCTGGCCTGGCTGGAAGCGAACGCGGGCTGA
- a CDS encoding cytochrome c oxidase assembly protein, giving the protein MMSRSREINYRTLRVLGPTILVGVALAVLVGALAFGGGAAQLPLGDAGPVVRWGLPAAKLIVNLAAAGMVGVLVTALFTLRTGEREFDIALDTASISAAVFTVAAGTTGFLTFLSVFNPAIDVGPQFGAQLGRFLVELEVGRTWLITTVAGAALTVLTFAVRSWVGTLLVALLAVSSLVPMGTQGHSGDDALHREAMMALILHIIGAAVWLGGLLLLVAIRPVLQRQRIADVVARYSSIALAAFVLVAISGMVRAAIGLQQWSDLLSPYGAILAVKVVALVGLGLFGAWYRMRLIGKMRGSDGASRPFWILIVFELALMGVASGAAAALARTPPPNPAPLPATPTPAERLTGAPLPAELTIERWVTAWNIDLLWAVIAGFAIFFYLAGVWRLRRRGDPWPVHRTIMWVTGMMLLVWVTGGVINVYQDYLFSMHMLGHMLLTMAIPVLLVAGAPVTLAARAIHKRDDGTRGGREWILWAVHTPIARVLTNPFVAAGLFIGSLWAFYYTDLFRWSLYDHLGHEWMIAHFLITGYLFALTLIGIDPVPWRLPYAGRLLLLIGVMAMHAFFGVAMMMQTGLMVAEWFGSMGRTWGPSPLEDQYIGGGLAWSVGEIPTLILAITVAIQWSRSDARDQKRSDRHADRTDDAELEAYNAHLTALAKKDARDRR; this is encoded by the coding sequence ATGATGTCGCGCAGCAGAGAGATCAATTACCGCACGTTGCGGGTACTCGGGCCGACGATCCTCGTTGGGGTGGCACTCGCTGTGCTGGTCGGCGCACTGGCATTCGGTGGCGGCGCTGCACAGCTCCCCCTCGGTGATGCCGGCCCGGTCGTACGCTGGGGGCTTCCGGCCGCGAAGCTGATCGTGAACCTCGCCGCGGCGGGAATGGTCGGTGTGCTCGTGACGGCGTTGTTCACGTTGCGGACGGGTGAGCGCGAGTTCGATATCGCCCTCGATACCGCCTCGATCTCCGCCGCCGTGTTCACCGTGGCGGCCGGTACGACCGGGTTCCTCACGTTTCTCAGCGTCTTCAACCCCGCGATCGACGTCGGACCGCAGTTCGGTGCCCAGCTCGGACGGTTTCTCGTCGAACTCGAGGTGGGCCGGACGTGGCTGATCACAACGGTCGCGGGCGCAGCACTCACCGTTCTGACATTCGCGGTGCGGTCCTGGGTTGGAACGCTTCTGGTCGCCCTGCTGGCGGTCTCCTCGCTCGTGCCGATGGGCACGCAAGGGCACTCCGGTGATGACGCCCTTCACCGCGAGGCGATGATGGCGCTCATCCTGCACATCATCGGCGCCGCGGTGTGGCTCGGCGGTCTCCTCTTGCTCGTCGCCATCCGTCCAGTCCTCCAGCGGCAGCGCATCGCCGATGTCGTCGCCCGCTACTCAAGCATCGCCTTGGCCGCGTTCGTGCTCGTCGCCATATCCGGCATGGTGCGCGCGGCGATCGGCCTGCAGCAGTGGTCGGACCTGCTCTCCCCTTATGGCGCAATCTTGGCCGTGAAGGTTGTCGCGCTGGTCGGTCTCGGACTGTTCGGCGCGTGGTACCGCATGCGGCTGATCGGCAAGATGCGCGGTTCTGACGGGGCATCCCGCCCCTTCTGGATCTTGATTGTGTTCGAGTTGGCGTTGATGGGCGTCGCCAGCGGTGCCGCTGCAGCGCTGGCCCGCACCCCTCCCCCGAACCCGGCCCCGCTTCCTGCGACCCCGACGCCAGCGGAACGCCTCACCGGCGCACCGCTGCCCGCGGAGCTCACGATCGAACGGTGGGTCACCGCATGGAACATCGATCTGCTGTGGGCGGTGATCGCCGGATTTGCGATCTTCTTCTACCTTGCCGGGGTATGGCGACTGCGCCGCCGCGGCGACCCCTGGCCGGTACACCGCACGATCATGTGGGTCACCGGCATGATGCTGCTGGTGTGGGTCACCGGCGGAGTCATCAACGTCTACCAGGACTACCTGTTCAGCATGCACATGCTCGGCCACATGCTGCTCACGATGGCGATCCCCGTGCTGCTGGTCGCTGGTGCCCCCGTGACCCTGGCGGCCCGGGCGATCCACAAGCGCGATGACGGCACGCGCGGCGGCCGCGAGTGGATCCTCTGGGCGGTGCACACCCCCATCGCCCGCGTACTGACGAACCCCTTCGTCGCTGCGGGGCTGTTCATCGGGTCGCTCTGGGCGTTCTACTACACCGATCTCTTCCGCTGGTCGCTCTACGACCACCTCGGACACGAGTGGATGATCGCCCACTTCCTCATCACCGGATACCTCTTCGCCCTCACCCTGATCGGCATCGACCCGGTGCCCTGGCGCCTCCCGTACGCGGGCCGGCTGCTGCTGCTCATCGGCGTCATGGCGATGCACGCCTTCTTCGGGGTGGCGATGATGATGCAGACCGGGCTCATGGTCGCCGAGTGGTTCGGGTCGATGGGACGTACATGGGGCCCCTCTCCGCTCGAGGACCAGTACATCGGCGGCGGTCTCGCGTGGTCGGTCGGCGAGATACCGACGCTCATTCTCGCCATTACGGTGGCGATTCAGTGGAGCCGCAGCGACGCCCGCGACCAGAAGCGCAGCGACCGCCACGCCGACCGCACCGACGACGCCGAGCTCGAGGCGTACAACGCGCACCTCACCGCGCTGGCGAAGAAGGACGCCCGTGACCGAAGATGA
- the resB gene encoding cytochrome c biogenesis protein ResB translates to MSPSRSNTGTDVTADPLRPGDHADTDVDAATEITQPTLGITGWLRWAWRQLTSMRTALVLLLFLAIAAVPGSLFPQRSADPNGVIQWERNNPDVFPLADAVGLFDVYLSPWFSAIYLLLFTSLIGCVIPRAKHHYKALRTRPPRTPARLSRLSEYREVTIPVGDAQPDVAAHAVDVAAEQLRKSGYRVERYDARGAASVSAERGYLRETGNLIFHVALVGVLVSVGIGGSFAYTGQRVVVEGTTFVNALSDYSSFNPGRFVDGTGLAPYSLTLDDFQVSYRLPGTPGAGQAGDFSADVTIRQPGQDDRPQNVIVNYPITVEGDRIYLLGNGYAPTLTIRDAAGEVVYSESQPFLPQDGNMTSLGIIKIPDGLPEQVGLVGFFYPTQGVLPSGAFTSIYPDVINPVMTLNVFSGDLGIDDGTPRSVYTLEVDGLTQHTGGDTAVDSLELTPGATVDLPNGWGTITWEEVTAEEPVKRFASLQIQRDPSSGWVLAFSVLATLGLFAGLFVPRRRLWVKAHTTPGGVHVEYAGLARGEDPALARAVDEFAARHAQILGVEPPAKGTP, encoded by the coding sequence ATGTCCCCCTCCCGCTCTAACACGGGCACGGACGTGACGGCCGATCCGCTGCGCCCGGGCGATCACGCCGACACCGACGTCGATGCCGCAACCGAGATCACCCAGCCGACGCTCGGCATCACGGGCTGGCTGCGGTGGGCGTGGCGGCAACTGACCAGCATGCGCACCGCGCTGGTGCTGCTGCTGTTCCTCGCCATCGCCGCCGTGCCCGGGTCGCTGTTCCCGCAACGCAGCGCCGACCCCAACGGGGTCATCCAGTGGGAGCGAAACAACCCCGATGTCTTCCCGCTGGCGGACGCGGTTGGGCTGTTCGACGTGTACCTGTCGCCGTGGTTCTCCGCGATTTACCTGCTGCTGTTCACTTCCCTGATCGGTTGCGTGATTCCACGCGCCAAGCATCATTACAAGGCGCTGCGCACTCGCCCGCCGCGCACCCCGGCGCGGCTATCACGCCTGTCCGAGTACCGAGAGGTCACCATCCCGGTAGGGGACGCGCAGCCCGACGTCGCCGCGCACGCGGTTGACGTCGCGGCAGAGCAGCTGCGTAAGTCCGGGTACCGGGTGGAACGCTACGACGCCCGCGGCGCCGCGTCGGTGTCTGCCGAGCGCGGATACCTGCGGGAAACCGGCAACCTCATCTTCCACGTCGCCCTCGTCGGTGTGCTGGTCTCTGTGGGAATCGGCGGGTCGTTCGCGTACACGGGGCAACGAGTGGTGGTGGAAGGCACCACGTTCGTGAACGCGCTCAGCGACTACTCCTCGTTCAACCCCGGCCGGTTCGTCGACGGCACAGGTCTTGCCCCCTACTCGCTCACCCTCGATGACTTCCAGGTCTCCTACCGGCTCCCTGGCACCCCGGGCGCAGGCCAGGCCGGCGACTTTTCCGCGGACGTCACCATCCGCCAGCCTGGGCAGGATGACCGGCCGCAGAACGTGATCGTGAATTACCCGATCACCGTCGAGGGTGACCGGATCTACCTGCTCGGCAACGGCTACGCCCCCACCCTCACGATCCGCGACGCCGCCGGCGAGGTGGTGTACAGCGAGTCGCAGCCGTTCCTGCCGCAGGACGGCAACATGACCTCGCTAGGGATCATCAAGATCCCGGATGGGCTACCCGAACAGGTCGGGTTGGTCGGGTTCTTCTACCCCACCCAGGGCGTCTTGCCCTCCGGCGCGTTTACCTCGATCTACCCCGACGTCATCAATCCCGTGATGACGCTCAATGTGTTCAGTGGTGATCTGGGCATCGACGACGGCACTCCGAGATCGGTGTACACGCTCGAAGTGGACGGGCTGACCCAGCACACCGGCGGCGACACCGCGGTCGATTCGCTCGAGCTCACTCCCGGCGCCACAGTGGACCTGCCGAACGGGTGGGGCACGATTACGTGGGAGGAGGTCACGGCGGAGGAGCCGGTGAAGCGGTTCGCGTCGTTGCAGATCCAACGGGACCCCAGCAGCGGCTGGGTGCTCGCGTTCTCGGTCCTTGCCACCCTGGGCCTGTTCGCCGGCCTGTTCGTGCCCCGCCGGCGGCTCTGGGTGAAAGCGCACACCACCCCGGGTGGCGTGCACGTCGAATACGCGGGGCTGGCCCGCGGCGAAGACCCTGCGTTGGCACGCGCCGTCGACGAGTTCGCGGCCCGCCACGCGCAGATCCTCGGCGTCGAGCCGCCGGCGAAGGGTACGCCGTGA